A window of the Candidatus Zixiibacteriota bacterium genome harbors these coding sequences:
- a CDS encoding DUF47 family protein, whose translation MFKRLLPKETGFFDFFEHHSKLSIEACRELHAIALNPMELASRAGRIKDLEHKADDITHKCIDALHRTFITPIDRSEILHLMKRLDDIIDSIDSTASRMMLYELTDLRPEMKNFTEVLIKATTEIDVAIGNLRDMKKGAKAIEKCCRAIYEAENAGDQVLRTALARLFKEETDGVLVIKWKDIFERLETATDRCEDVANIIEGIVIEAS comes from the coding sequence ATGTTTAAAAGATTACTGCCGAAGGAAACCGGTTTTTTCGATTTCTTCGAACATCACAGCAAATTGTCAATTGAGGCATGTCGGGAATTGCATGCCATTGCCCTGAATCCCATGGAGCTGGCCAGTCGTGCCGGCCGCATTAAGGATCTCGAGCACAAGGCGGATGATATCACCCATAAATGCATCGATGCTCTTCATCGAACTTTTATTACGCCCATCGACCGATCGGAAATTCTCCACCTGATGAAACGTCTGGATGATATAATCGACTCTATCGACTCGACCGCCTCGCGCATGATGCTCTATGAATTGACAGACCTGCGTCCTGAAATGAAGAATTTCACGGAAGTGCTGATTAAAGCCACTACGGAGATTGATGTTGCTATCGGCAATCTGCGCGATATGAAGAAGGGGGCAAAGGCCATTGAAAAGTGCTGCCGCGCCATTTATGAGGCCGAAAATGCCGGTGACCAGGTTTTGCGCACGGCACTGGCGAGGCTTTTCAAAGAAGAGACCGATGGGGTCCTGGTGATAAAATGGAAAGATATCTTTGAACGTCTCGAGACAGCCACTGACCGCTGTGAGGATGTAGCCAATATTATCGAAGGCATTGTGATCGAGGCCTCCTGA